The following are from one region of the Falco cherrug isolate bFalChe1 chromosome 19, bFalChe1.pri, whole genome shotgun sequence genome:
- the NTRK1 gene encoding high affinity nerve growth factor receptor — MPPLPARLCLAALLLLLPLLPLPVPGAAGPCPPPCHCPQPRTLHCREPGTVGSLARLLGAGGFTDLIIENQQMLTTLTRADTRMLRDLRNLTISRSGLQHISTDAFLDTPRLSHVNLSFNALHSLSWKTFQHLPLQELILVGNPFNCSCSLRWLQLWQNGSRAELGNQLLGCWEGSVLVPLGSQPLHACEPPSVRIEPPEVMLRQGDSVNLTCRITAEPPATGAWVVPEVGHELPVITKVSDWEIVLEISNVSSSFNHKDLTCRAENTAGPAEDSVMLNITFPPVILLLHEAIPQHFWCIPFSVDGNPVPSIQWLFNGTALSEGPYIHTRIVEYEHNSTVLHGCLHLNRPTHVNNGNYTLLVRNPLGFAARSIQGRFMENPFSFSPEEPIPVSLSPLGTRNSSLEGPVETTDEHTFGVSVAVALAVFACLFLSIMLIVLNKCGRRSKFGINRSAVLAQEDDLAMSLHFMNLGSSPLPSAESKLEGLKSNFIENPQYFCDACVHHVQRRDIVLKWELGEGAFGKVFLAECYNLLPEQEKTLVAVKALKEVTESTRFDFQREAELLTVLQHQHIVKFYGVCTEGEPLIMVFEYMKHGDLNRFLRSHGPDAKILDQGQGQPCGQLTLSHMLQIATQIASGMVYLASLHFVHRDLATRNCLVGHDLVVKIGDFGMSRDIYSTDYYRVGGRTMLPIRWMPPESILYRKFTTESDIWSFGVVLWEIFTYGKQPWYQLSNTEAIECITQGRELERPRTCPSEVYAIMQSCWQREPQQRRPIKEIHSRLQALVKTPPIYLDILG; from the exons atgccgccgctgcccgcccggctCTGCCTGGccgcactgctgctgctgctgccgctgctgcccctgcccgtcccgggggctgccgggccctgccccccgccctgccactgcccccagccccgtaCCCTGCACTGCCGGGAGCCCGGCACCGTGGGCAGTCTGGCCCGGCTGCTGGGAGCCGGCGGCTTCACCGACCt CATCATTGAGAACCAGCAGATGCTGACGACCTTGACCCGGGCTGACACCAGGATGCTGCGGGACCTCAGGAACCT caccatCTCCAGGTCAGGGCTGCAGCACATCTCTACTGACGCCTTCCTGGACACCCCCAGGCTGAGTCACGT GAATCTCTCCTTCAACGCGCTGCACAGCCTTTCCTGGAAGACCTTCCAGCATCTGCCCCTGCAAGAACT CATCCTGGTGGGAAATCCCTTcaactgctcctgcagcctccgCTGGCTCCAGCTCTGGCAGAACGGGAGCCGCGCCGAGCTGGGGAACCAgttgctgggctgctgggagggCAGCGTACTGGTCCCACTGGGCAGCCAGCCCCTCCACGCCTGCG AGCCCCCGAGCGTCCGCATTGAACCCCCCGAGGTGATGCTACGCCAAGGGGACAGCGTCAACCTCACCTGTCGCATCACTGCCGAGCCACCGGCCACCGGGGCATGGGTGGTCCCCGAGGTGGGACACGAGCTGCCCGTCATCACCAAG GTCTCGGACTGGGAGATCGTCCTGGAGATCAGCAATGTCTCCTCCAGCTTCAACCACAAGGACCTGACGTGCCGAGCGGAGAACACGGCAGGGCCGGCGGAGGACAGCGTGATGCTGAACATCACCT TCCCCCCCGTGATCCTGCTCCTCCACGAAGCCATCCCCCAGCACTTCTGGTGCATCCCCTTCTCGGTGGACGGCAACCCAGTCCCCAGCATCCAGTGGCTCTTCAACGGGACGGCGCTGAGCGAGGGGCCCTACATCCACACCCGCATCGTGGAGTACGAGCACAACTCCACCGTCCTCCACGGCTGCCTCCACCTCAACCGGCCCACCCACGTCAACAACGGCAACTACACCCTCCTGGTCCGCAACCCCCTGGGCTTCGCCGCCCGCAGCATCCAGGGGCGTTTCATGGAAAATCCCTTCAGCTTCAGCCCCGAGGAGCCCATCCCTG TGTCTCTGTCTCCGCTGG gcaccagGAACAGCTCGCTGGAGGGGCCCGTGGAGACGACGGATGAGCACACGTTCGGG GTCTCGGTGGCTGTGGCACTGGCCGTGTTCGcctgcctcttcctctccatCATGCTCATCGTGCTCAACAAGTGCGGGCGCCGATCCAAATTCGGCATTAACC GCTCAGCGGTGCTGGCCCAAGAGGACGACCTGGCCATGTCCCTGCACTTCATGAacctgggcagcagccccctcccctcagcCGAGAGCAAGCTGGAGGGGCTGAAGAGCAACTTCATCGAGAACCCCCAGTATTTCTGCGACGCCT GCGTGCACCATGTGCAGCGGCGGGACATCGTGCTGAAGTGGGAGCTGGGCGAAGGTGCCTTCGGGAAGGTTTTCTTGGCCGAGTGCTACAACCTCCTCCCGGAGCAGGAGAAGACTTTGGTGGCTGTGAAG GCGCTGAAGGAGGTGACGGAAAGCACCCGCTTCGATTTCCAACGTGAAGCCGAGCTGCTGACcgtgctgcagcaccagcacatcGTCAAGTTTTACGGCGTCTGCACTGAGGGCGAACCCCTCATCATGGTCTTCGAGTACATGAAGCACGGCGACCTCAACCGCTTCCTCAG GTCCCACGGTCCCGACGCCAAGATCCTGGaccaggggcaggggcagccctgcGGGCAGCTGACGCTGAGCCACATGCTGCAGATTGCCACGCAGATCGCCTCAGGCATGGTCTACCTCGCCTCCCTCCACTTCGTCCACCGGGACCTGGCCACCCGCAACTGCCTGGTGGGCCACGACCTGGTGGTGAAGATCGGCGATTTTGGCATGTCCCGGGATATCTACAGCACCGACTATTACCGG GTGGGGGGCAGGACCATGCTGCCCATCCGCTGGATGCCCCCCGAGAGCATCCTCTACCGTAAATTCACCACCGAGAGCGATATCTGGAGCTTTGGCGTGGTGCTCTGGGAGATCTTCACCTATGGGAAGCAACCTTGGTACCAGCTCTCCAACACCGAG GCCATCGAGTGCATCACGCAGGGGAGGGAGCTGGAGCGTCCTCGCACGTGTCCCTCCGAGGTGTATGCCAtcatgcagagctgctggcagcgggAGCCCCAGCAGCGCCGGCCCATCAAGGAGATCCACAGCCGCCTGCAGGCCCTCGTCAAGACCCCCCCCATCTACCTGGACATCCTGGGCTGA